The following proteins come from a genomic window of Theileria equi strain WA chromosome 2 map unlocalized gcontig_1105316255037, whole genome shotgun sequence:
- a CDS encoding conserved hypothetical protein (encoded by transcript BEWA_042040A), with the protein MWNSFTATAVRVRGGPLLSPSIFNTTESSYRELSKWQLDYTVFGFKEDLLSDKASIPEKDSCGSEVMDKKAERGSRRRPTYSAKFTRAFSRGSEDTCESSDADEIMETANDIRMKRISEFHKSLTKTVKLKSGIFHERVCITCSKDGKTIEWYKIKGKEVDKEKGPIGEISVGKILTVKTKADNLKHLEILCRSEAFLFMFKTTADREEWQTELENFIKFMRLP; encoded by the exons ATGTGGAATTCCTTTACTGCCACGGCGGTGAGGGTCAGAGGAGGACCGCTCCTCAGTCCTTCCATCTTTAAC actACCGAGTCGAGCTATCGTGAATTGTCTAAATGGCAGCTGGACTATACCGTTTTTGGATTCAAAGAAGATTTACTCTCGGACAAG GCGAGCATACCCGAAAAGGATTCCTGCGGATCCGAAGTTATGGACAAGAAAGCTGAAAGAGGATCCAGAAGGAGACCCACTTACTCTGCCAAGTTTACCAGAGCATTCTCGAGAGGAAGTGAAGATACATGCGAATCGTCAGATGCAGATGAAATCATG GAAACTGCAAATGACATTCGTATGAAGAGAATATCTGAGTTCCACAAGTCTCTAACGAAAACAGTTAAACTCAAAAGCGGAATATTCCATGAACGTGTGTGTATAACATGCAGCAAGGACGGGAAAACCATAGAATGGtacaaaataaaaggaAAGGAGGTAGATAAAGAAAAGGGACCAATAGGGGAAATCAGCGTAGGAAAG ATACTAACCGTCAAAACAAAGGCAGACAACTTGAAGCATTTGGAAATTCTCTGCCGCTCAGAGGCCTTTTTGTTCATGTTTAAAACTACAGCTGACAGAGAAGAATGGCAAACAGAACTAGAaaactttataaaattCATGAGGTTACCATAA
- a CDS encoding conserved hypothetical protein (encoded by transcript BEWA_042050A) has translation MAAWFNNVIAGLAPGAGQANRGCGNKNSGGCHIYAIVVMRHFADKEACRLSAEYDFSPLPGYLANISREVTDLVSRTCAQEATPDQSKGVDMENNMGTFYVKATNHKPPHQLVFIVGVNKACTKYQALQFLHEAIQLYKPEGQVFRDNVGEALKHPGLRELMMKYKGKRDVLLDAQHKLDETRMIVMDTLDGLMNRQENLDELIAKSQDMTQSTARLMRDAKRRNSCCNMM, from the exons ATGGCTGCTTGGTTCAACAACGTTATAGCCGGGTTGGCCCCTGGCGCTGGCCAAGCAAATAGAGGATGCG GTAACAAGAATTCGGGAGGATGTCACATTTATGCGATTGTAGTTATGCGCCACTTTGCTGATAAGGAGGCTTGCAGATTATCTGCGGAATACGACTTTTCCCCGCTCCCTGGATACCTTGCTAATATATCCAGAGAGGTCACAGATCTTGTATCAAG AACTTGCGCTCAAGAGGCTACACCTGACCAATCAAAGGGTGTAGATATGGAAAATAACATGGGTACCTTTTACGTAAAGGCAACTAATCATAAACCTCCACACCAATTGGTTTTCATTGTTGGTGTAAACAAAGCCTGTACAAAGTACCAGGCCTTGCAATTTTTGCATGAAGCTATTCAGTTGTACAAG CCTGAGGGACAGGTGTTTAGAGATAATGTTGGAGAGGCATTAAAGCACCCCGGGCTCAGGGAgttgatgatgaaataCAAGGGGAAACGGGATGTTTTGCTTGATGCACAGCACAAGCTTGACGAG ACACGAATGATCGTAATGGATACTCTGGACGGTCTCATGAACCGTCAGGAGAACCTGGATGAACTCATCGCAAAGAGTCAGGATATGACACAGAGCACTGCTAGACTCATGAG GGATGCCAAACGTAGGAATAGCTGTTGCAATATGATGTAG
- a CDS encoding small nuclear ribonucleoprotein f, putative (encoded by transcript BEWA_042060A), protein MENSSPSAYINGITRKPVIVKLNNGSDFRGILASLDERMNIAMENTKEYLDGELVKTYGDAFIRGNNGTFYSLLNMNTQFTI, encoded by the exons atggAGAATAGTAGCCCTAGTGCCTATATAAATGGAATAACCAGGAAGCCGGTGATTGTCAAGCTCAACAACGGCTCAGATTTCAGAG GCATTTTGGCAAGTCTAGACGAACGTATGAACATCGCCATGGAAAATACCAAAGAGTATCTCGACGGTGAGCTCGTAAAGACATACGGTGATGCATTCATCAGAGGAAATAACGGTACGTTTTACTCGTTACTAAACATGAACACGCAGTTTACTATATAA
- a CDS encoding ribose-phosphate pyrophosphokinase 1, putative (encoded by transcript BEWA_042070A): MKEFRMFLSLCTESSVICHGNASVELAKKVSELTGIPLSNGYVKRFADGEICMDLGGFLNNKHVVIIQSTCPPVNDHLMELLLMISTAKRAGASQVTAVVPYFGYARQTDKHTPGAPISSADVCKMIETMGADRAFTLDFHSVVCCGFFSPRVQFESFLVHSVAIEHFLSLGLDSFSVVSPDAGALKRATAFSELFGEKLGEGSFVETICMTKVRTRANEVDKMDLTGDVKGKNVILVDDMVDTAGTLVKAAEMLVKAGAEKVFAFVTHGLFSGPALDRIKDSKFTSVVVTDSILHRKEVLECPKIKVISVAKFIANMLVGKP, encoded by the exons ATGAAGGAATTTCGTATGTTTCTATCACTCTGTACGGAATCAAGCGTAATTTGCCACGGAAATGCCAGTGTGGAGCTGGCAAAAAAGGTTTCCGAACTCACAGGAATACCACTCAGCAATGGCTACGTAAAGAGGTTCGCAGATGGTGAAATATGTATGGATTTGGGTGGATTCTTGAACAACAAACATGTGGTTATTATACAGTCCACATGCCCACCGGTAAATGACCATTTAATGGAACTTTTGCTCATGATCTCAACCGCAAAGAGAGCCGGAGCCAGTCAAGTTACTGCTGTTGTTCCATACTTTGGATACGCCAGGCAAACTGATAAGCATACTCCAGGGGCTCCCATTTCATCT GCTGATGTCTGCAAGATGATAGAAACCATGGGCGCGGACCGTGCCTTCACTCTCGATTTCCATAGCGTCGTTTGCTGCGGTTTCTTTAGCCCAAGAGTACAATTCGAGAGCTTCTTGGTCCACTCGGTTGCCATTGAACATTTCCTATCTCTAGGACTTGACAGCTTTTCAGTCGTTTCACCGGATGCAGGTGCCCTCAAAAGAGCAACTGCGTTCTCTGAACTCTTTGGCGAAAAGCTAGGTGAAG GTTCATTCGTCGAAACAATTTGCATGACCAAAGTAAGAACACGCGCAAACGAGGTAGACAAAATGGACCTCACTGGTGATGTCAAGGGCAAAAATGTTATTCTGGTAGACGATATGGTTGACACTGCTGGAACCCTGGTCAAAGCAGCTGAAATGTTAGTAAAAGCTGGAGCTGAAAAGGTGTTTGCATTCGTCACCCATGGCCTATTCAGCGGACCAGCTTTGGACAGAATAAAAGACTCCAAGTTTACAAGCGTTGTAGTTACAGACTCAATTCTACACAGAAAGGAAGTTTTGGAGTGTCCAAAGATCAAGGTCATCTCCGTCGCCAAATTCATCGCAAACATGCTCGTTGGAAAACCCTAA